CGTGCCAAATCCGCTCGGGAAGAAGAACGTGCGTGGCTCGTAGACCGGATAAACACCGCACGCGACATAACTCATCATCGTCATGTCCGTGCTGAGCACTCCGTCACGGGGAATCGCGCGGCGCAGCGCATCGATGTAGTCCCTCCGCTCCGCGAACCACGCTGTCGCTTCGGCCGCTTTGCGGACCGCCTGAACCTCGCGTGTCTGGTCCACACCAGCCAACTCGACCGTGTCCGAAAGTGCTGTCACCAGCCGTTCGCTGATCAGCGCGGCGTCCCCGAGGAGGGGAGTGGATGGCTGAGCGTTGAGATGCATCTCGCGTGGATCGATGTCGATGCGAATCAGCGTTTCCGGCAATGACATCTGGAACATCTGGGTCGCCTGAGCGCCCAGTTTCGAGCCGATCACGATCACTGCGTCGGCCTGCTTGAGGTAGTCATCGACGACGTTGCCGGCCGACCACAGCGCGCCGAGCGAGAGGGGATGATCCTCCGGGATCGCGCCCTTCCCCATGATCGAGGTCAGCACCGGCGCTTTGAGCCGTTCCGCCAACTGGAGAACGAATGGCGCTGCGCCGGAGGAGACGGCTCCGCCTCCGGCATAGATCAGCGGGCGCCTGGCATCCGCCAGCAACGCGGCTGCCACTTCGATCTTTTCATCGTCCGGTTCGGGCACGATGATGAACGGTTCGCGCGGCGCAGTTGCTCCGGTCGCCCTCCGATCCAGCACGTCGAGCGGTATTTCGACATGCACCGGCAGCGGGCGACCTGTCTCCAGCCGGTCAAGTGCTTCCTCCATGACGGACGGCACATCGTCGACGTTGGTGATGCGCGCATTCCATTTGGTGACCGCCTTCATCACGGCCATCTGATCCTTCAGATCGTGCAGATTGCCGCGCATGTCATCGAGGTACGGGCTTTCGACATTCGACGAGATGACCAGCAGCGGGCTCGAGTCCGTGTACGCCTCCCCAACCGCCGTGGCGATGTTCGTGACGCCTGGTCCCGTAATGACGACGGCGACGCCCGGCTTGCCCGTCGCCCGAGCATAGCCATCGGCCATGAACCCGACACCTTGCTCGTGCCGTGCCAACACGTGACGAAGTGAGGATTCGCCAAGCGCATCGTAGAGCGCGAGGGTGTGCACCCCGGGGATACCAAAAACCGTGTCGATGCCGTGCGCTTCGAGCGCGGCAACCACCATTTGCGCGCCCGTGGCGGCCTGGGTGGTCGAGGGGTTCTGCTGAACCGCTACCATGAATGCTTTCTCCTGGTCCCATGGACGAGCCAAAACCCCGGATGCGGGACCGACCGACCGGAATCACTCCAGCCGCCAATTTTACGGAAGCGCAGCAATTGGTTGCTATGCTTTCCGACAAGAGTGATTCGTTGTCTGATTCGAGTCGAGTACATCGTTGACGTTTGCCACCAAACCCAAATCCGACGGAGACTTTCGTTCCCCTGTGTTTCCCGGCGGGTCGCTGATCCGGGCGCTGCTCGATCGGCGGCTCATGGGTCTCGCCGATCTCGGCGGCTCGAGCGCGCTGATCGGGTCCAGCTGGAGCGACATCGTTTCTGACCATATCGGATCGCTGATTGGCGCCGAGGTTGGCATTCCTGGTGATGAACCGTATCGGGTGGAGCAGGTCATTCGACTGGACGCGATGCCGCATGTCGCATACGCAGCGTCAAAGCGCTCGCTGCAAAACCCTGACTTCGTGCTGCTCGGTCGTCGCGGCGACGACCTCATCATGCAGGCCGCCGACGCGAAGTTCTCGATCGAGACTGCGCGCAGCAAGCAGGTGAGCGTCGAGATGCTGACGGCCCTGGCCAGCGTTGGTCCCGCGTACACCGATCACCTGGGTGATTGGCGCGCCAACGGAGTCATCGTGCCGGGTTTGTTCTTTGCGCCGCAGAGCGCGATGACCACCTACGTCCTGTCCGGTGGGCGCGGCATCACGCGCGCCACTGTCAAGCCGCAGGAGGTGATCTTGCTCGAGGCAACGGCAGACGAGCTGACCGGCCGGATACCAGGCGGTGCGGCGCGCGCACGTATGGCAGCAATCGATGGACTCGAGGATCGTGCCGCCAGCGACCTTCTCGTCGGGCTCTATTACGTTCGTCTCTCGAGTGCTGCCGGCGCGAGCTGGTTCGATATGCACCGACCGCTTTTTGGTCCAACCACCAGTTCCGGGCCGGATTTCTCCGCAGTCGACCAGGAGATCGCGCGACGCGCATCAGCAAGCCGGACAGCCGTCGACCTGGTCACGCGTTGGTCTGTGGATGCCGAACAGGTGCGCGCCGATCGAGGCGTGCTTCATCAAGCGGCCAGCCTGCCACTGCCAAACCGCGTTTTGCGTGAATGGGTACTCGCAGATGCCGCCGCTGCTGGAATCTCCGCCCCCTCGTTGAACCGGGTGCGCAAGTCGCTGCAGCACTGGGTGCAGGAGGCGGTGATTTCGGACATTGGCCCGATTCAGCCTGGCAACGGCAACATCGACCGGCAAGCCGCACAGATTCGCGCCATCGTTGCCGATCTGGCATCGCAGGCTCGAACGGAGACTGCGCGAATCGTTCTCCAGCTTGGCAGCGCCTCAGATCTCCCGGACCTGTTTGTCGAACAGGTAGAGGGCGACCAGTAGCGCGTTCCCGAGCATCGCGGCCCCTGCGATGGTCGTCGAGATCCCGAGTACTGAGGCGATTGCGCCGATCGCGATCGAACCAATGGGCGTAAACCCCCAGGTCAACATGTAGATCGACATCACTCGGCCGCGCACATCGTCCGAAATGCGGCTTTGCAACGCTGCATTCACGG
The genomic region above belongs to Thermomicrobiales bacterium and contains:
- a CDS encoding thiamine pyrophosphate-binding protein; amino-acid sequence: MVAVQQNPSTTQAATGAQMVVAALEAHGIDTVFGIPGVHTLALYDALGESSLRHVLARHEQGVGFMADGYARATGKPGVAVVITGPGVTNIATAVGEAYTDSSPLLVISSNVESPYLDDMRGNLHDLKDQMAVMKAVTKWNARITNVDDVPSVMEEALDRLETGRPLPVHVEIPLDVLDRRATGATAPREPFIIVPEPDDEKIEVAAALLADARRPLIYAGGGAVSSGAAPFVLQLAERLKAPVLTSIMGKGAIPEDHPLSLGALWSAGNVVDDYLKQADAVIVIGSKLGAQATQMFQMSLPETLIRIDIDPREMHLNAQPSTPLLGDAALISERLVTALSDTVELAGVDQTREVQAVRKAAEATAWFAERRDYIDALRRAIPRDGVLSTDMTMMSYVACGVYPVYEPRTFFFPSGFGTLGFAVPAAIGAKIGRPDAAVVAVVGDGGFQYTMGDLGCAVQERLGLPIVIFNDSTYSAVKHAQKHERDGRYMAVDLVNPDYVKLAEAYGIPGVRANSPEELEREVKLAFDRELPTIIDVPIAPWV